From one Actinomycetota bacterium genomic stretch:
- a CDS encoding Clp protease ClpS, protein MNDSHNTFEGVATILSQFVPEVDYAKGLKLANTIHNSGQATVWRGDHERAELIWDQLKQAGLTMAPLTDG, encoded by the coding sequence ATGAACGACAGCCACAACACGTTCGAGGGTGTGGCGACGATCCTGTCGCAGTTCGTCCCCGAGGTGGACTACGCCAAGGGGCTGAAGCTCGCGAATACCATCCATAACTCGGGGCAGGCCACCGTGTGGAGGGGCGATCATGAGCGCGCGGAACTCATCTGGGACCAGTTGAAGCAGGCGGGGCTGACCATGGCCCCGCTCACCGACGGATAG
- a CDS encoding thiamine pyrophosphate-binding protein, with protein sequence MWRCRSRWGSSSTSSTSSCSSSRSSAGAAGRRMTGSDALLDALVAQGVEVIFGNPGSTELPLMDALAAPGRPRFVLGLTEPVVMGMADGYAQASGRLGVALVHVQPGMANAMSGVLNAARARVPLLVIVGQQLSSMLPGAPFLGGDVIGMARPLARYAEEVTDPAMLGPMLAEAVRAAFGPPAGPAVLSIPLEAQAGAADPLPALPTGPQRLDPPDAADLARAAALLAAASSPVILAGDGVAHYHAQAELSALAARLGAPVMGEPFAALMPLDTDDPAWAGPMPRAAAPIRQALAGHDVVLAVGMPVFRLFGWSPGAPMPDGTRLIHVDVDPEEIGRMVAPEVGIVAEPGDALRAVLALLGEAAAARRAMLSTAHEAARANARAELRARADGAEVISPAALSAALGEGVALADLVVDEGITSTRDLRVALGDRDVGSCMWHRGSALGWGLPAAVGAAIADPTRRVVCAQGDGSLMFGVHALWTAAHERCRLALVVADNSSYEILRAGMEGLTGTPQGGWPGLDVTDPPLDIAGICRGFGASAESVTDPADLPAAVGDMLARAEHGPAVLVARVDGLTPAVGGPLHAALAQRGSGTQSGSVS encoded by the coding sequence ATGTGGCGGTGCCGATCGCGCTGGGGATCTTCCTCGACATCTTCAACGTCTTCCTGTTCTTCCTCCAGATCTTCGGCGGGGGCGGCAGGTAGGCGCATGACCGGCTCGGACGCCCTGCTCGACGCGCTCGTCGCGCAGGGCGTCGAGGTCATATTCGGCAATCCGGGAAGCACCGAGCTGCCGCTCATGGACGCCCTGGCGGCCCCGGGGCGACCGCGGTTCGTGCTGGGGCTCACCGAGCCGGTGGTCATGGGCATGGCCGACGGCTACGCGCAGGCGTCCGGGCGCCTCGGGGTGGCCCTGGTGCACGTGCAGCCCGGCATGGCCAATGCCATGAGCGGGGTGCTCAACGCCGCACGCGCCCGGGTTCCGCTGCTGGTGATCGTGGGCCAGCAGCTCTCGTCGATGCTCCCCGGTGCGCCCTTCCTGGGCGGGGATGTCATCGGCATGGCCCGGCCGCTCGCCCGCTATGCGGAGGAGGTCACCGACCCGGCGATGCTGGGGCCGATGCTCGCAGAGGCCGTGCGGGCCGCGTTCGGCCCGCCCGCGGGCCCGGCGGTGCTGAGCATCCCGCTCGAGGCGCAGGCGGGTGCAGCCGATCCGCTGCCGGCCTTGCCCACCGGGCCGCAGCGCCTCGACCCGCCCGATGCCGCCGACCTCGCTCGCGCGGCCGCCCTGCTCGCGGCGGCATCGTCGCCGGTGATCCTGGCGGGCGATGGCGTGGCGCACTACCACGCCCAGGCAGAACTGTCCGCCCTCGCCGCCCGGCTGGGCGCGCCGGTGATGGGCGAGCCCTTCGCGGCTCTCATGCCGCTCGACACCGACGACCCCGCCTGGGCCGGCCCAATGCCCCGCGCCGCCGCACCCATCCGCCAGGCGCTGGCGGGGCACGACGTGGTGCTGGCCGTCGGCATGCCGGTGTTCCGGCTGTTCGGCTGGAGCCCCGGGGCACCGATGCCCGATGGAACCCGGTTGATCCACGTGGACGTGGACCCGGAGGAGATCGGGCGCATGGTCGCCCCGGAGGTGGGAATCGTGGCCGAGCCGGGGGACGCCCTGCGCGCCGTGCTCGCCCTGTTGGGTGAGGCCGCCGCCGCGCGACGCGCAATGCTCTCCACGGCCCACGAGGCCGCGCGCGCCAACGCCCGTGCCGAGCTACGCGCCCGCGCCGACGGCGCAGAGGTGATCTCCCCCGCTGCGCTGTCGGCGGCCCTCGGCGAGGGGGTGGCCCTCGCCGACCTGGTGGTGGACGAGGGCATCACCTCCACCCGCGACCTGCGCGTGGCGCTTGGCGACCGCGACGTGGGCTCATGCATGTGGCATCGTGGCAGCGCGCTGGGGTGGGGTCTGCCGGCCGCAGTGGGCGCCGCCATCGCCGATCCCACGCGCCGCGTGGTGTGCGCCCAGGGCGACGGCTCGCTCATGTTCGGCGTGCACGCGCTCTGGACCGCCGCGCACGAGCGCTGCCGCCTGGCGCTCGTCGTGGCCGACAACTCGTCGTATGAGATCCTGCGCGCGGGAATGGAGGGGCTCACCGGCACCCCGCAGGGCGGGTGGCCGGGCCTTGACGTCACCGACCCGCCGCTGGACATCGCCGGCATCTGCCGCGGCTTCGGGGCCAGCGCGGAGTCGGTGACGGACCCCGCGGATCTCCCGGCGGCCGTCGGTGACATGCTCGCCCGCGCCGAGCACGGACCCGCCGTGCTGGTGGCCCGGGTGGACGGCCTCACGCCCGCCGTGGGCGGTCCGCTGCACGCCGCCCTGGCCCAGCGCGGGTCGGGGACCCAGAGTGGGTCCGTGTCCTAG
- a CDS encoding CapA family protein, whose protein sequence is MTSPSRRRPAQRRRPTSTRAKQNRVLAGLCVVAAVGLVAVVASGTGSDPTVTAANAEATAAPASGYTPGGSQGAQQVAVTTPTAPTTTEGAGAAPGASGVSVAAVGDTVMGTPEFGLPPAGGSTLFTGVKPLLKGDVVFGNLESALATGPSAKCGSGSGGSCYAFASPPPYSRNLKNAGFTVMSIANNHSNDWGTAGIRSTVRALDSVGILHAGRPGEIAVLTLPNGTKVAIVGLAPYAWSQNSLDIPGAQRLVRKATGIAPIVIASFHGGAEGTAYRSVPQGAETYLGEPRGETRRLARGLVDAGADLVIGHGPHVMRGMEFRNGRLIAYSLGNFLGYKVFGTGSYAGQSGVLKVKLAPDGRFESGSLAPVRLSGDGVPSPGGSSVRDVAALSRADFGRSAAKLSARGAITPP, encoded by the coding sequence ATGACCTCCCCGTCCCGCCGAAGGCCGGCGCAGCGCCGACGCCCCACGTCCACGCGGGCCAAGCAGAACCGCGTGCTCGCCGGGCTATGCGTGGTGGCCGCCGTGGGGCTGGTGGCGGTGGTGGCATCGGGCACCGGGTCCGATCCCACGGTCACGGCGGCCAACGCCGAGGCCACTGCGGCGCCGGCGTCCGGATACACGCCGGGCGGCAGCCAGGGCGCGCAGCAGGTGGCCGTCACCACCCCCACCGCCCCGACCACGACCGAAGGCGCAGGCGCGGCCCCGGGCGCATCGGGCGTGTCGGTGGCCGCCGTGGGCGACACCGTGATGGGCACGCCCGAGTTCGGGCTGCCGCCGGCCGGGGGCTCCACTCTCTTCACCGGCGTCAAGCCGCTGCTCAAGGGCGATGTGGTGTTCGGCAACCTCGAGTCGGCGCTGGCCACCGGCCCCAGCGCCAAGTGCGGCAGCGGAAGCGGTGGCAGCTGCTACGCGTTCGCCAGCCCGCCGCCGTATTCCCGCAACCTGAAGAACGCCGGCTTCACCGTGATGAGCATCGCCAACAACCACTCGAACGACTGGGGCACGGCGGGCATCCGGTCGACGGTTCGCGCCCTTGATTCGGTGGGCATCCTGCACGCCGGTCGGCCCGGCGAGATCGCCGTGCTGACGCTGCCGAATGGCACCAAGGTGGCGATTGTCGGCCTTGCGCCGTACGCGTGGAGCCAGAACTCGCTCGACATCCCCGGCGCGCAGCGCCTGGTGAGGAAGGCCACGGGCATCGCGCCGATCGTGATCGCCAGCTTCCACGGCGGCGCGGAGGGCACGGCCTATCGCAGCGTGCCCCAGGGCGCCGAGACCTACCTTGGCGAGCCGCGCGGTGAGACCCGTCGCCTGGCCCGCGGGCTGGTGGATGCCGGTGCCGACCTGGTCATCGGCCACGGCCCGCATGTGATGCGCGGCATGGAGTTCCGCAACGGTCGGCTCATCGCCTACAGCCTCGGAAACTTCCTGGGCTACAAGGTGTTCGGCACGGGGTCATACGCGGGCCAGAGCGGGGTGCTGAAGGTGAAACTCGCGCCCGACGGGCGGTTCGAGTCGGGATCGCTCGCCCCCGTGCGCCTCTCGGGCGACGGCGTGCCATCACCCGGGGGATCCAGCGTGCGCGATGTCGCCGCGCTCTCGCGTGCCGACTTCGGGAGGTCGGCGGCGAAGCTCAGCGCCCGCGGGGCCATCACCCCGCCCTAG
- a CDS encoding type II toxin-antitoxin system Phd/YefM family antitoxin: MAWVTVGMHEAKTHFSRLVRRAQDGDEVVVENNGTPVARIVAYEDARARPRGFAQGTVWMADDFDAPLPEFEELVCGSEA, from the coding sequence ATGGCATGGGTGACGGTGGGAATGCACGAGGCGAAGACCCACTTCTCGCGCCTCGTGCGCCGCGCGCAGGATGGCGACGAGGTGGTGGTGGAGAACAACGGCACCCCCGTGGCGCGCATCGTCGCCTACGAGGATGCCCGGGCACGCCCGCGCGGCTTCGCGCAGGGCACGGTCTGGATGGCCGATGACTTCGACGCACCGCTGCCGGAGTTCGAGGAACTCGTCTGCGGATCCGAGGCATGA
- the lpdA gene encoding dihydrolipoyl dehydrogenase has product MSDGPRVVVLGGGPGGDVAALRAAQMGAQVVLVERAELGGTCLNWGCIPTKALLAASDLLRKIREAKEFGILVGEVGYDFAAMMARKDDIVLRMRGGVEGACERKGITVARGQGVVEGDAVVVDGTRHEYDHLIVAVGTEPAGLPGIDMDNPAVLTSNDVLVMPEVPESMIVLGAGVIGCEFASLFQPLGVKITMVEMLDRILLGIDSRTAKQFQKTLENDGAEIHLGRRLEEITSYSDDGISIRLDDGTELSAEKLLVSIGRKPQTHHIGLEDAGVEVNERGHVEVDEFLRTANPKIWAVGDCVGGLQLAHLASAEGARAVENILGPHMVPMDRTVVPSCIYTHPEIATVGLDRDTAAEAGIEVKIGQARFAGSGKALGEGEPDGFAQLVADADTDLLLGATIMGAHAVEMIHEVGVAISDGYTMRDLGEIIHAHPTISEMVMDAAQQGEGVAPYLS; this is encoded by the coding sequence ATGAGCGACGGGCCGCGGGTGGTGGTGCTGGGCGGAGGGCCCGGCGGGGACGTCGCAGCGCTGCGCGCCGCGCAGATGGGCGCGCAGGTGGTGCTAGTGGAGCGCGCCGAGCTGGGAGGAACGTGCCTCAACTGGGGCTGCATCCCCACCAAGGCGCTGCTGGCCGCCAGCGACCTCCTGCGCAAGATCCGCGAGGCCAAGGAGTTCGGCATCCTCGTGGGCGAGGTGGGCTACGACTTCGCCGCCATGATGGCCCGCAAGGACGACATCGTGCTGCGCATGCGCGGTGGCGTGGAGGGCGCCTGCGAGCGCAAGGGCATAACGGTGGCGCGCGGCCAGGGCGTGGTGGAGGGCGACGCCGTGGTGGTGGACGGCACGCGGCATGAGTACGACCACCTCATCGTGGCGGTGGGCACCGAGCCGGCGGGCCTGCCCGGCATCGACATGGACAACCCGGCGGTGCTCACGAGCAACGACGTGCTGGTGATGCCCGAGGTCCCCGAGAGCATGATCGTGCTGGGCGCAGGGGTGATCGGCTGCGAGTTCGCGAGCCTGTTCCAGCCGCTGGGCGTGAAGATCACCATGGTCGAGATGCTCGACCGCATCCTGCTGGGCATCGACTCACGCACGGCGAAGCAGTTCCAGAAGACGCTCGAGAACGACGGCGCCGAGATCCACCTGGGCCGGCGCCTGGAGGAGATCACCTCCTACTCGGATGACGGCATCAGCATCCGGCTCGACGACGGCACGGAGCTCTCGGCAGAGAAGCTGCTGGTGTCGATCGGCCGCAAGCCACAGACCCACCACATCGGCCTCGAGGATGCCGGCGTGGAGGTGAACGAGCGCGGCCACGTGGAGGTGGATGAGTTCCTGCGCACGGCCAACCCGAAGATCTGGGCGGTGGGCGACTGCGTCGGCGGCCTGCAGCTGGCGCACCTGGCGTCGGCAGAGGGGGCGCGCGCCGTCGAGAACATCCTCGGTCCGCACATGGTGCCGATGGATCGCACCGTGGTGCCGTCATGCATCTACACCCACCCCGAGATCGCCACGGTGGGCCTCGACCGCGACACCGCGGCAGAGGCCGGCATCGAGGTGAAGATCGGCCAGGCGCGCTTCGCCGGGTCGGGCAAGGCGCTGGGCGAGGGCGAGCCCGACGGCTTCGCCCAACTGGTGGCCGACGCCGACACCGACCTGCTGCTCGGCGCCACCATCATGGGCGCCCACGCCGTGGAGATGATCCACGAGGTGGGCGTGGCCATCAGCGACGGTTACACCATGCGCGACCTGGGCGAGATCATCCACGCGCACCCCACCATCAGCGAGATGGTGATGGACGCCGCCCAGCAGGGCGAGGGCGTGGCGCCCTACCTCTCGTAG